A window from Salvia miltiorrhiza cultivar Shanhuang (shh) chromosome 2, IMPLAD_Smil_shh, whole genome shotgun sequence encodes these proteins:
- the LOC131012229 gene encoding mitogen-activated protein kinase 20-like isoform X1, giving the protein MQSDHRKKSSTELDFFSEYSEASRYKIQEVVGKGSYGVVCSAIDTRTGEKVAIKKIHDIFEHISDAARILREVKLLRLLRHPDVVEIKHIMLPPSRREFKDIYVVFELMESDLHQVIKANDDLTREHYQFFLYQLLRALKYIHTANVYHRDLKPKNILANANCKLKICDFGLARVAFNDTPMTVFWTDYVATRWYRAPELCGSFFSKYTPAIDIWSIGCIFAEVLTGRPLFAGKNVVHQLDMITDVLGTPSMDTISRVRNDKARRYLTSMRKKPPVPFSQKFPNADPLALRLLEKLLAFDPRDRPTAEEALADPYFKGLAKVDREPSCQPISKMEFEFERRRVTKEDIRELIFREILEYHPQLLKDYINGIERTSYVYPSAVDQFKKQFAHLEENSGKSSPVIPLERKHVSLPRSTVVHSGQAAVNPKDRQNGEESCSRNSRDFDGLHSSFPRTLQPPQRILQAKPGKAVGPVFPYESSNATKDAYDARTLTRMGVAPPPIPPTHCYYRSSKDKPERPAAETQKNLSPQMTKQIPNCVLASNVAVNMESNPFYMTRAAVMKLDHVHDRVVVDTNLLKTKAPYGELGAAAATNANAAAHRNVGSVQYGMARMY; this is encoded by the exons ATGCAGTCGGATCACCGAAAGAAG AGTTCAACAGAATTAGACTTCTTTTCTGAGTATAGTGAGGCAAGCAGGTATAAAATCCAGGAGGTCGTAGGAAAAGGAAGTTATGGAGTTGTTTGTTCAGCAATTGACACTCGTACCGGTGAAAAGGTGGCAATAAAGAAAATTCATGACATCTTCGAGCACATATCTGATGCTGCTAGGATTCTCCGAGAGGTAAAGCTTCTCAGGCTTTTGCGGCACCCAGATGTTGTCGAGATCAAGCATATTATGCTTCCCCCTTCAAGGAGAGAATTCAAAGATATTTACGTGGTTTTTGAGCTAATGGAGTCAGATCTACATCAGGTTATCAAAGCTAATGATGACTTGACACGGGAACATTACCAGTTTTTTCTTTACCAATTGCTTCGTGCCCTTAAATATATTCACACAG CTAATGTTTATCACCGCGATTTGAAACCAAAGAACATCCTGGCAAATGCAAATTGTAAACTCAAAATATGTGATTTTGGATTGGCCAGAGTTGCATTCAATGACACACCGATGACTGTATTTTGGACG GATTATGTTGCTACTAGATGGTACAGGGCTCCAGAATTGTGTGGCTCATTTTTCTCGAAG TATACACCAGCTATTGATATATGGAGTATTGGCTGCATTTTTGCTGAAGTGTTGACGGGAAGGCCACTTTTTGCTGGAAAGAATGTTGTTCATCAGCTGGACATGATAACCGATGTACTCGGAACTCCATCAATGGATACGATTTCTCGG GTGCGTAATGATAAGGCTAGGAGATATCTCACAAGCATGAGAAAGAAGCCGCCCGTTCCTTTTTCTCAGAAATTTCCAAACGCTGATCCATTAGCCCTTCGGCTCTTGGAGAAGCTGCTTGCTTTTGATCCAAGGGACCGGCCTACTGCTGAAGAG GCACTAGCTGATCCATACTTCAAGGGATTGGCCAAAGTCGACAGAGAACCATCCTGTCAGCCAATTTCGAAGATGGAATTCGAATTCGAGAGGCGGAGAGTCACAAAAGAGGACATTCGGGAGTTAATATTCCGCGAGATACTAGAATACCATCCTCAGCTGCTGAAGGATTACATCAACGGAATCGAGAGAACTAGTTATGTCTATCCAAG TGCTGTCGATCAGTTCAAGAAACAGTTTGCTCATTTGGAAGAAAATAGTGGCAAAAGCTCGCCAGTGATTCCTCTTGAAAGAAAGCATGTATCCCTTCCTAG GTCTACCGTTGTACATTCTGGTCAAGCAGCCGTTAATCCCAAAGATCGACAGAATGGTGAAGAATCATGTAGCCGGAACTCAAGAGATTTCGATGGGCTTCATAGTAGTTTTCCAAGAACCTTGCAGCCACCGCAGAGAATCCTACAAG CCAAACCAGGTAAAGCAGTCGGCCCAGTTTTTCCATACGAGAGTTCAAACGCCACGAAAGATGCTTACGATGCAAGAACTCTAACACGAATGGGCGTCGCTCCTCCCCCTATCCCACCGACACATTGTTACTATAGAAGCAGCAAAGACAAGCCGGAGAGGCCAGCAGCTGAGACTCAGAAAAACTTGTCACCTCAGATGACGAAGCAAATACCCAACTGCGTACTAGCTTCCAATGTAGCAGTAAACATGGAGAGCAATCCTTTCTACATGACTCGGGCTGCAGTGATGAAGCTTGATCATGTTCACGACAGAGTCGTGGTTGACACAAATCTTCTGAAGACCAAAGCCCCGTATGGTGAGCTTGGAGCAGCGGCAGCAACAAACGCCAATGCAGCTGCACACAGAAATGTAGGTAGTGTTCAGTATGGTATGGCGAGGATGTATTAA
- the LOC131012229 gene encoding mitogen-activated protein kinase 20-like isoform X2 gives MQSDHRKKSSTELDFFSEYSEASRYKIQEVVGKGSYGVVCSAIDTRTGEKVAIKKIHDIFEHISDAARILREVKLLRLLRHPDVVEIKHIMLPPSRREFKDIYVVFELMESDLHQVIKANDDLTREHYQFFLYQLLRALKYIHTANVYHRDLKPKNILANANCKLKICDFGLARVAFNDTPMTVFWTDYVATRWYRAPELCGSFFSKYTPAIDIWSIGCIFAEVLTGRPLFAGKNVVHQLDMITDVLGTPSMDTISRVRNDKARRYLTSMRKKPPVPFSQKFPNADPLALRLLEKLLAFDPRDRPTAEEALADPYFKGLAKVDREPSCQPISKMEFEFERRRVTKEDIRELIFREILEYHPQLLKDYINGIERTSYVYPSAVDQFKKQFAHLEENSGKSSPVIPLERKHVSLPRSTVVHSGQAAVNPKDRQNGEESCSRNSRDFDGLHSSFPRTLQPPQRILQGKAVGPVFPYESSNATKDAYDARTLTRMGVAPPPIPPTHCYYRSSKDKPERPAAETQKNLSPQMTKQIPNCVLASNVAVNMESNPFYMTRAAVMKLDHVHDRVVVDTNLLKTKAPYGELGAAAATNANAAAHRNVGSVQYGMARMY, from the exons ATGCAGTCGGATCACCGAAAGAAG AGTTCAACAGAATTAGACTTCTTTTCTGAGTATAGTGAGGCAAGCAGGTATAAAATCCAGGAGGTCGTAGGAAAAGGAAGTTATGGAGTTGTTTGTTCAGCAATTGACACTCGTACCGGTGAAAAGGTGGCAATAAAGAAAATTCATGACATCTTCGAGCACATATCTGATGCTGCTAGGATTCTCCGAGAGGTAAAGCTTCTCAGGCTTTTGCGGCACCCAGATGTTGTCGAGATCAAGCATATTATGCTTCCCCCTTCAAGGAGAGAATTCAAAGATATTTACGTGGTTTTTGAGCTAATGGAGTCAGATCTACATCAGGTTATCAAAGCTAATGATGACTTGACACGGGAACATTACCAGTTTTTTCTTTACCAATTGCTTCGTGCCCTTAAATATATTCACACAG CTAATGTTTATCACCGCGATTTGAAACCAAAGAACATCCTGGCAAATGCAAATTGTAAACTCAAAATATGTGATTTTGGATTGGCCAGAGTTGCATTCAATGACACACCGATGACTGTATTTTGGACG GATTATGTTGCTACTAGATGGTACAGGGCTCCAGAATTGTGTGGCTCATTTTTCTCGAAG TATACACCAGCTATTGATATATGGAGTATTGGCTGCATTTTTGCTGAAGTGTTGACGGGAAGGCCACTTTTTGCTGGAAAGAATGTTGTTCATCAGCTGGACATGATAACCGATGTACTCGGAACTCCATCAATGGATACGATTTCTCGG GTGCGTAATGATAAGGCTAGGAGATATCTCACAAGCATGAGAAAGAAGCCGCCCGTTCCTTTTTCTCAGAAATTTCCAAACGCTGATCCATTAGCCCTTCGGCTCTTGGAGAAGCTGCTTGCTTTTGATCCAAGGGACCGGCCTACTGCTGAAGAG GCACTAGCTGATCCATACTTCAAGGGATTGGCCAAAGTCGACAGAGAACCATCCTGTCAGCCAATTTCGAAGATGGAATTCGAATTCGAGAGGCGGAGAGTCACAAAAGAGGACATTCGGGAGTTAATATTCCGCGAGATACTAGAATACCATCCTCAGCTGCTGAAGGATTACATCAACGGAATCGAGAGAACTAGTTATGTCTATCCAAG TGCTGTCGATCAGTTCAAGAAACAGTTTGCTCATTTGGAAGAAAATAGTGGCAAAAGCTCGCCAGTGATTCCTCTTGAAAGAAAGCATGTATCCCTTCCTAG GTCTACCGTTGTACATTCTGGTCAAGCAGCCGTTAATCCCAAAGATCGACAGAATGGTGAAGAATCATGTAGCCGGAACTCAAGAGATTTCGATGGGCTTCATAGTAGTTTTCCAAGAACCTTGCAGCCACCGCAGAGAATCCTACAAG GTAAAGCAGTCGGCCCAGTTTTTCCATACGAGAGTTCAAACGCCACGAAAGATGCTTACGATGCAAGAACTCTAACACGAATGGGCGTCGCTCCTCCCCCTATCCCACCGACACATTGTTACTATAGAAGCAGCAAAGACAAGCCGGAGAGGCCAGCAGCTGAGACTCAGAAAAACTTGTCACCTCAGATGACGAAGCAAATACCCAACTGCGTACTAGCTTCCAATGTAGCAGTAAACATGGAGAGCAATCCTTTCTACATGACTCGGGCTGCAGTGATGAAGCTTGATCATGTTCACGACAGAGTCGTGGTTGACACAAATCTTCTGAAGACCAAAGCCCCGTATGGTGAGCTTGGAGCAGCGGCAGCAACAAACGCCAATGCAGCTGCACACAGAAATGTAGGTAGTGTTCAGTATGGTATGGCGAGGATGTATTAA